In Hyperolius riggenbachi isolate aHypRig1 chromosome 10, aHypRig1.pri, whole genome shotgun sequence, a genomic segment contains:
- the LOC137534473 gene encoding uncharacterized protein isoform X1, with protein MMRTNKEEERETEERETYVRSDQRSVGEGDMMRTNKEEKETYVRNNQLSMENGDIMRPIKEEEEETRVKNYQLSMEKGYIMRTIKEEKEGIYVRNVQQSMEQDDIMGTNKEEEAETYVYGRSDQESMKQGDMMRKNKEEERETYVTGDQHSAGKGEMMGTNKEEEETYIRNNQLSMEKGDTMRTIKEEEEEMYVSGDQHFTELGNMIGTIKEEEEEKTCVRADQHSTEEGDMMRTIKEEEEEMNMRSDQQSADEGDMMRTIKEEKTHVMNAQLSAEEGDMMATAVEEDSLTKARTGSDDVSLFPAPSHGIRNLSETRLVSTDCTTNVVIGQVFPAPILVILNIPQGSSHLSNPGGLNIQLNSPPAGRSYSCSTCGKCFRKKSNLVVHERIHTGEKPYSCVECGKRFVQKSQLVLHKRSHTGEKPYSCSKCRKCFIQKSGLVAHERAHTRKKPHSCAECGKCFMLKSELSLHKSSHTVQKPYSCSKCVKCFIQRSQLEAHELSHTRKKPHACAECGKSFAQISYLVLHERSHTGEKPHSCAECGKSFDWKSQLVSHERSHTGEKPYSCVECGKCFREKRTLAVHERYHTGEKPYTCTVCGKCFVQKSDLVMHETSHTGEKPYSCSKCEKCFRHKRSLVIHERSHAGDK; from the exons atgatgaggacaaataaagaagaagaaagagagaCCGAAGAAAGagagacctatgtgaggagtgatcagcggtcTGTGGGGGAAGGTGACATGATGCggacaaataaagaggaaaaagagacatATGTAAGGAATAATCAGCTGTCTATGGAGAACGGTGACATAATGAggccaattaaagaggaagaagaagagacacgtGTAAAGAATTATCAACTGTCTATGGAGAAGGGTTACataatgaggacaattaaagaggagaaAGAAGGGATCTATGTGAGGAATGTTCAGCAATCTATGGAGCAGGATGACATCAtggggacaaataaagaggaagaagcaGAGACGTATGTGtatgggaggagtgatcaggagtCTATGAagcagggtgacatgatgaggaaaaataaagaagaagaaagagagaCCTATGTGACTGGTGATCAGCATTCTGCGGGGAAAGGCGAAATGAtggggacaaataaagaggaagaagagacgtatataAGGAATAATCAGCtgtctatggagaagggtgacacaatgaggacaattaaagaggaagaagaagagatgtatgtgagtggtgatcagcattttacagagttggGCAACATGatagggacaattaaagaggaagaagaagaaaagacatGTGTTAGGGCTGATCAGCATTCtacggaggagggtgacatgatgaggacaattaaagaggaagaagaagagatgaatatgaggagtgatcagcagtctgcagatgagggggacatgatgaggacaattaaagaagaaAAGACGCATGTGATGAATGCTCAGCTGTCtgcggaggagggtgacatgatggctaCAGCTGTAGAGGAGGACTCTCTTACGAAGGCCAGAACAG gaagtgatgatgtttctctatttccaGCACCTAGTcatggcatcaggaacctctcagagactcgtcttgtatccacagactgtacaaccaaTGTTGTCATTGGGCAAGTGTTTCCTGCACCTATCCTGGTTATCCTGAATATTCCCCAAGGCTcctctcacctgtctaaccctggggGGCTTAATATCCAGCTcaactctccccctgctggaagaTCTTACTCATGCTccacgtgtgggaaatgttttagaaagAAGTCAAATCTTGTTGTacatgagagaattcacactggtgagaaaccatattcatgtgttgagtgtgggaaacgttttgtacagaaatcacaacttgtcttacataagagatctcacactggcgagaaacCATATTCATGTTCTAAGTGTAGGAAATGCTTTATACAGAAATCAGGTCTTGTTGCACATGAGAGAGCTCACACTCGTAAGAAACcccattcatgtgctgagtgtgggaaatgttttatgctGAAATCAGAACTTAGCTTACATAAGAGTTCTCACACTGTtcagaaaccctattcatgttctAAGTGTGTGAAATGCTTTATACAGAGATCACAGCTTGAGGCACATGAGCTATCTCACACTCGTAAGAAACCCcatgcatgtgctgagtgtgggaaatcttttgcACAGATATCGTACCTTGTcttgcatgagagatctcacactggtgagaaacctcattcatgtgctgagtgtgggaaatcttttgattggaaatcacaacttgtcagccatgagagatctcacactggtgagaagccatattcatgtgttgagtgtgggaaatgttttagagaaAAAAGAACTCTTGCCGTacatgagagatatcacactggtgaaaagccctatacatgtactgtgtgtgggaaatgttttgtacaaaaatcagacTTAGTCATGCATGAGAcatctcacactggcgagaagccctattcatgtagtaaatgtgagaaatgttttagaCATAAAAGAAGCCTTGTTATACATGAAAGATCTCACGCTGGTGATAAGTAA
- the LOC137534473 gene encoding zinc finger protein ZFP2-like isoform X2: protein MMRTNKEEERETEERETYVRSDQRSVGEGDMMRTNKEEKETYVRNNQLSMENGDIMRPIKEEEEETRVKNYQLSMEKGYIMRTIKEEKEGIYVRNVQQSMEQDDIMGTNKEEEAETYVYGRSDQESMKQGDMMRKNKEEERETYVTGDQHSAGKGEMMGTNKEEEETYIRNNQLSMEKGDTMRTIKEEEEEMYVSGDQHFTELGNMIGTIKEEEEEKTCVRADQHSTEEGDMMRTIKEEEEEMNMRSDQQSADEGDMMRTIKEEKTHVMNAQLSAEEGDMMATAVEEDSLTKARTAPSHGIRNLSETRLVSTDCTTNVVIGQVFPAPILVILNIPQGSSHLSNPGGLNIQLNSPPAGRSYSCSTCGKCFRKKSNLVVHERIHTGEKPYSCVECGKRFVQKSQLVLHKRSHTGEKPYSCSKCRKCFIQKSGLVAHERAHTRKKPHSCAECGKCFMLKSELSLHKSSHTVQKPYSCSKCVKCFIQRSQLEAHELSHTRKKPHACAECGKSFAQISYLVLHERSHTGEKPHSCAECGKSFDWKSQLVSHERSHTGEKPYSCVECGKCFREKRTLAVHERYHTGEKPYTCTVCGKCFVQKSDLVMHETSHTGEKPYSCSKCEKCFRHKRSLVIHERSHAGDK from the exons atgatgaggacaaataaagaagaagaaagagagaCCGAAGAAAGagagacctatgtgaggagtgatcagcggtcTGTGGGGGAAGGTGACATGATGCggacaaataaagaggaaaaagagacatATGTAAGGAATAATCAGCTGTCTATGGAGAACGGTGACATAATGAggccaattaaagaggaagaagaagagacacgtGTAAAGAATTATCAACTGTCTATGGAGAAGGGTTACataatgaggacaattaaagaggagaaAGAAGGGATCTATGTGAGGAATGTTCAGCAATCTATGGAGCAGGATGACATCAtggggacaaataaagaggaagaagcaGAGACGTATGTGtatgggaggagtgatcaggagtCTATGAagcagggtgacatgatgaggaaaaataaagaagaagaaagagagaCCTATGTGACTGGTGATCAGCATTCTGCGGGGAAAGGCGAAATGAtggggacaaataaagaggaagaagagacgtatataAGGAATAATCAGCtgtctatggagaagggtgacacaatgaggacaattaaagaggaagaagaagagatgtatgtgagtggtgatcagcattttacagagttggGCAACATGatagggacaattaaagaggaagaagaagaaaagacatGTGTTAGGGCTGATCAGCATTCtacggaggagggtgacatgatgaggacaattaaagaggaagaagaagagatgaatatgaggagtgatcagcagtctgcagatgagggggacatgatgaggacaattaaagaagaaAAGACGCATGTGATGAATGCTCAGCTGTCtgcggaggagggtgacatgatggctaCAGCTGTAGAGGAGGACTCTCTTACGAAGGCCAGAACAG CACCTAGTcatggcatcaggaacctctcagagactcgtcttgtatccacagactgtacaaccaaTGTTGTCATTGGGCAAGTGTTTCCTGCACCTATCCTGGTTATCCTGAATATTCCCCAAGGCTcctctcacctgtctaaccctggggGGCTTAATATCCAGCTcaactctccccctgctggaagaTCTTACTCATGCTccacgtgtgggaaatgttttagaaagAAGTCAAATCTTGTTGTacatgagagaattcacactggtgagaaaccatattcatgtgttgagtgtgggaaacgttttgtacagaaatcacaacttgtcttacataagagatctcacactggcgagaaacCATATTCATGTTCTAAGTGTAGGAAATGCTTTATACAGAAATCAGGTCTTGTTGCACATGAGAGAGCTCACACTCGTAAGAAACcccattcatgtgctgagtgtgggaaatgttttatgctGAAATCAGAACTTAGCTTACATAAGAGTTCTCACACTGTtcagaaaccctattcatgttctAAGTGTGTGAAATGCTTTATACAGAGATCACAGCTTGAGGCACATGAGCTATCTCACACTCGTAAGAAACCCcatgcatgtgctgagtgtgggaaatcttttgcACAGATATCGTACCTTGTcttgcatgagagatctcacactggtgagaaacctcattcatgtgctgagtgtgggaaatcttttgattggaaatcacaacttgtcagccatgagagatctcacactggtgagaagccatattcatgtgttgagtgtgggaaatgttttagagaaAAAAGAACTCTTGCCGTacatgagagatatcacactggtgaaaagccctatacatgtactgtgtgtgggaaatgttttgtacaaaaatcagacTTAGTCATGCATGAGAcatctcacactggcgagaagccctattcatgtagtaaatgtgagaaatgttttagaCATAAAAGAAGCCTTGTTATACATGAAAGATCTCACGCTGGTGATAAGTAA